The DNA sequence GTTTGAAGAGTTATTTTTCCTACAACTACAGCTCATTCGTCAAAATTTAGTAACAAAAAAAGCTACAGAAGGTTTTATTTTTGATAAAATAGGAACTTATTTTAATACTTTTTTTAGCACACATTTGCCTTTTGAATTAACAGGTGCTCAAAAGCGAGTGATTAAAGAAATCAGAAAAGATTTAGGAAGTGGTCTACATATGAACCGCTTATTACAAGGAGATGTTGGTAGTGGAAAAACGTTGGTAGCATTAATGTCAATGTTAATTGCCTTGGATAATGGCTTTCAAGCATGTATGATGGCGCCTACTGAGATCTTAGCAATTCAACATTTTGAAGGAGTGTCTGAGTTTTTAGCTCCTATGGGAGTAGAAGTTGCTTTGTTGACGGGGTCAACAAAAGCAGCTGAAAGAAGAAAAATTCATGCGGATTTGGAGAAAGGTACCTTGAGTATTCTTATTGGAACGCATGCTTTGTTAGAAGATAAGGTAAAGTTTAAGAATTTAGGTTTGTCAGTTATTGATGAACAACATCGATTTGGTGTGGCTCAACGAGCTAAATTGTGGAGGAAAAATAAACGTCCTCCCCATATTTTGGTGATGACAGCGACGCCTATTCCGAGAACATTAGCAATGACTTTTTATGGGGACTTAGATGTTTCAGTCATTGATGAATTACCACCGGGAAGAAAAGCCATCAAAACAGTGCATTATTTTGATTCTAAGCGTTTATCATTATTTCAGTTTATTGAGGATGAAATCAAAAAAGGGCGGCAGGTTTACATCGTTTATCCATTAATTGAAGAGTCAGAGAAGTTTGATTATAAAGACCTAATGGATGGGTATGAAAGTATAAAAAGACGTTTTCCGTTGCCTCAATATAATATTAGTATTGTACATGGGAAAATGAAACCTGCTGATAAGGAGTATGAGATGCAGCAATTTGCGCAAGGAAAGACACAAATTATGGTAGCCACCACAGTAATTGAAGTAGGAGTGAATGTTCCTAATGCATCTGTTATGGTGATAGAAAGTGCTGAAAAATTTGGATTATCCGCGTTGCATCAATTAAGGGGAAGAGTAGGTAGAGGAGCAGAACAATCTTTTTGTATTTTGATGACAAGTTATAAATTGTCAGAAAATGCAAAGAAGAGGATCGAAACGATGGTTCAGACCAATGATGGGTTTGAAATAGCTGAGGTTGATTTAAAAATGCGTGGTCCTGGTGATATTATGGGAACACAACAAAGTGGTATTTTAGATTTGAAAATAGCAGATATAGCAAAAGATGGACAAATTTTGCAACAAGCAAAAGATGCTGCTGCTCAATTATTAAAGCAAGACCCAAATCTTTCTCATAAGCAAAATTATTATACACGAATTACCTTGATCAATCGTATGAAAGAACGACCAAATTGGAGTAAAATTAGCTAAGTTTATTTTTTATAAAAAGAAAAGAAAACTAAAGCCCCAATGATGATCAACAGTATTATACCTATAGCAAAAGCTGTTTTTTTAGAAATAATTACATGTTGTTTTTTTAATTCATCTTCCCAAACTTCCTTGTTGTTTTTTATTTGTAATTGAACTTTTAAAGAGTCTTGGTACTGTTGTTTTTTTACGGCTTCTCCTTTAAGTTGATTGTTGACCCTTTTTAAATTCTTTTCACTAAAGATTAGCGCGTTATATTCGTCGTGTTTCTTAAAATAGAAGAGGGCATTTTTATAGTCTTTAAGTTTTTCATAGTTCTGATAAAGCTGAAGTGAACAATCTGCAATTAGTGAGGGATTTTGAATTTGAGTAGTAATCTTATAAGCCTCATTCAAGCTTTTGATGGCTGTATGATAGGCTTCTTGTTCATAATAAATTCTTGACAGGTTAATAAGAGAAATAGCTATTCCTTCGATATCATTAATTTCTTTTCTAATGCGTAATGATTGTTGGTAATAATGAGTAGCTGAATCTAATTGATATAAGTCAAAATGCATTTTTCCAATATTATTCATTGTTGTTGAAATTCCCATTTTATGACCAATTCCATGGAAAATTTTTAAAGCTTTTTGATAATACTTTAAAGCTAGTTCTAGTTCATTAATTTTTTGGTAACAAGCTCCAATATTATTATATACAATAGCTGCTCCTTTTTGATCATTATTGCTAAGCTTTAAATCTAAACTTTTAAAAAAATAAGTTAATGCATCTTCATTTTTTTCGATTGATTCATAGGCTTTGGCCAAATTATTATAAGATGTTGATAAAGCAATGGAGTCATTGATTTGTTTAAAATACGCTATACTCTCATTAAACCGTTTCAAAGCTTGATTTATTGCTCCGTTTTTAGTGTGGAGGACACCTATTTGCATAGAACTTACTGCAGCTTGACGTTCTAACTTATTTTTCTTAGCTAATTTATAGGCATTAAGGTTATAAAAAATCGCACTATCAATTTGATTTTTATGAGTGTATAAATAACCTAGGTTGGTGTATGTTTGTATTTCTCCCTCTTGGTCATTGGTTTGCTGTTTGAGCAAAATACATTGATTAAAATAGTTGATTGCTTTAGTATATCGCCCTTTATAGATGTATAGGTAAGCCAAGTCATTATAGACGACTGCTAATTTTTTCTTGAGAATAAAGTGATGCAATTCGGGAAGTTCTTTTTTTTCAGCTAAAAGGGCTGCTCTTTTAGCTGTTTCCCAATAATAAATCGCGCTATCATTTTTACCGCTATAATAAAAGTGGTCTCCAATTTCACCATATATTTTTACTAAAGTAGTGTCTAATGGATGATTCGTTAATTCCTTTTTTAAAGAATCAATGTTTTGAGTATAGTTGGTTTTTCCCCAGAATAAAAAATATATGAGTAAAAAAAACTTTAGTAATTTATAAGGGTTTAAACCCAATAACTGATACATCATCAAACTGCTCATTATCTCCTTTCCAATTTATAAACTCTTCTTTTATTTTTTGATGTTGGTCCTCCAGTTCTAATTCAGAAATAGAAAGTAAAAACTTTCTAAAGTTGGGATAAAAATATTTTTTATTCTTTAAACCACCTTTTTGGTCAGGAAAACCATCGGTAAAGATATAAAAAATATCGTTTAATTCTAATTTTATGCTTTTGGTACTAAAGTTTGGACTTTTTTTGCCTCCCAATTGAAAGTGATCTCCTTTATATTTGATGAGCTCCTTATTTCTTACTAAATATAAGGAGTGGTGCGTCCCAGCAAAATGCATTTCATTTTTATCAATTACACATAAAGCAATATCTAAACCATGTTTTGAAGTTTTTTCTTGACTTTGATTTAATCTTTTTTGTAAACGTAAATGTAACTCTTCCAATATTTTTTGGGGAGAAGTGATGTGATCGGCTATAATTTGGTTGAGAATATTGAGGCTAATTAAAGTCATAAACGCTCCAGGAACCCCATGCCCAGTACAATCAGCTAGTGCGATAATCTTCTTTTCATTTATTTTTGTAGCCCAATAGAAATCGCCGCTGACAATATCTTTAGGATTAAAATAGATAAAATGTTCTTTCAATAACTCATTAAAAATCGTTGGAGAGGTAAATGCAGCATCTTGAATGTTTTTAGCGTAATTAATACTGTCTTCTGTCGCTAACTTTTCTTTTTCAATCAATTGTTTTTGTTGATTGATGGTTTCCTTTTGGAGCTTTGTAACTTTCCATCTTCTAAATACAATGGCTAAAAACAATAAACTAACGAAAATCGCTAATGTGATGACAACAATAATATAAGTTCTTCTTTTTCGATTATTTTGGACAATAATTTCTTTTTTTTCATTAATTCTATTCAACTGTTGAATTTCATGCTGGTGTTTCAGTTGCATGATTTCCTGTTCTTTAATAAAAGAAAGTTCCGCTTGTTTTTTCCCAATCTCTTTTAAAACATGCTTATTGTTGAGAGAGTCTTCGATAATAGTATAACGTTCATGCCATTTTAGAGCTTCATTATAATTGTTATTCAATTTGTTAACTTGATATAACAATGAGGCAACTTTACTTTCTCTTGTGCTGTAGCTGTTTTGCAATTCTTGATGGAGTTGATTTAGTAAAGACTGAGCTACTTTGGGCTGATTTGCACTAATATACATTTCAGCTAATTTGATTTCAACTTCGGTTGTATAAAATTGATCGTTTAAAGCTTTTAATTGTTTTAAAGCTCTTCTATTCATTGCTATAGCGGTATCTAAAAAAAGCTTTGGATTGCTCATTTTTCCATCAGCTTGAATAGGAATATTTTCATTGTAAAGCGTTAGATAAGTAGAGCCTGTATAATGGTTGAGTAGCGCAATCCCTAATTGATCATTTACTTCATTGAATAAGACTTCTCCTTTTTCAAAATATTCGAATGTTAAATTGTACTTTTTTAATTTAGAGTAGGAGAGAGCTATATTTTGGTAGGAAATGGCTAAACTCCTTTTTTTCTTCAATTCTTTTTTGATGTTAATAGCTTGTAAGTGATATTCTACAGCTTTTTGATAGTCTCCTTGAGCATGAAAATTCATCGCAATAGTTCCGTATAATATGCCTACATACTGATTTTCATTATATTTTTTAGCAACATCTAAGGCTTGTATTAAATCTTCAAGTGCTTTATGGGAAAGGTCTTTTTGATCATAACATAAACTCCGGTTTCCATAAGCTCCAATGGTATGTTTAATTAAACTTTGATTGTCATCAATATAGGATATGATTCTTGAGAAAGCACTAATAGCTGAATCTAGTTGACGTGTTTTTAGATGGATAATTCCTTTATAATTTAGGGCAAAAACGGTTAATGTAGAATCAGGATATATTTTCAAACCGTCAAATATTTCTTTATTGTAATGTTGGGCAGAATCATAATTTTCTATGTTGACGTATGATCTGGTTAAATCGTGATAGGAACGCAGTAATTCGTCACCATTCTGATGAGACATTACGTTCTTAATGGAATCAATAATTTGTAATTGAGGCAAAGAAAGTTTATAACTGACTAATAGAACTATTAAAATGATTAACCGCATACATTCAAATTTTAAATCCTAGAATAGAGACGTCATCTAATTGCTCTTGTTGTCCTTTCCAATTTACAAATTCATCATTTAAATCCTGACGTTGTTCTTCTAACTCTAAGTGCACAATGCTCAATAATTTTTTTCTAAGCGTAGGGTAGAAGTATTT is a window from the Flavobacteriales bacterium genome containing:
- a CDS encoding tetratricopeptide repeat protein, translated to MMYQLLGLNPYKLLKFFLLIYFLFWGKTNYTQNIDSLKKELTNHPLDTTLVKIYGEIGDHFYYSGKNDSAIYYWETAKRAALLAEKKELPELHHFILKKKLAVVYNDLAYLYIYKGRYTKAINYFNQCILLKQQTNDQEGEIQTYTNLGYLYTHKNQIDSAIFYNLNAYKLAKKNKLERQAAVSSMQIGVLHTKNGAINQALKRFNESIAYFKQINDSIALSTSYNNLAKAYESIEKNEDALTYFFKSLDLKLSNNDQKGAAIVYNNIGACYQKINELELALKYYQKALKIFHGIGHKMGISTTMNNIGKMHFDLYQLDSATHYYQQSLRIRKEINDIEGIAISLINLSRIYYEQEAYHTAIKSLNEAYKITTQIQNPSLIADCSLQLYQNYEKLKDYKNALFYFKKHDEYNALIFSEKNLKRVNNQLKGEAVKKQQYQDSLKVQLQIKNNKEVWEDELKKQHVIISKKTAFAIGIILLIIIGALVFFSFYKK
- the recG gene encoding ATP-dependent DNA helicase RecG; translated protein: MITSFLNTPIEFLKGVGPKRADLLKKEIGIFVYNDLLNYFPFRYIDRSIVHLVKNTLHLTDQNVQLRGSITQINKIGQGRKQRLVAQFRDHTGSIELVWFKGIKWVEPSLKLNEELIIFGKVSNFGSKRNIVHPEVEKVVSGKQLAVNLQPVYHSTEILTRRGLNAKGIEKLTKTLILQLSNQVHEVLSETIRSQYYLQERELAYKQIHFPTSTDALKKAKHRLKFEELFFLQLQLIRQNLVTKKATEGFIFDKIGTYFNTFFSTHLPFELTGAQKRVIKEIRKDLGSGLHMNRLLQGDVGSGKTLVALMSMLIALDNGFQACMMAPTEILAIQHFEGVSEFLAPMGVEVALLTGSTKAAERRKIHADLEKGTLSILIGTHALLEDKVKFKNLGLSVIDEQHRFGVAQRAKLWRKNKRPPHILVMTATPIPRTLAMTFYGDLDVSVIDELPPGRKAIKTVHYFDSKRLSLFQFIEDEIKKGRQVYIVYPLIEESEKFDYKDLMDGYESIKRRFPLPQYNISIVHGKMKPADKEYEMQQFAQGKTQIMVATTVIEVGVNVPNASVMVIESAEKFGLSALHQLRGRVGRGAEQSFCILMTSYKLSENAKKRIETMVQTNDGFEIAEVDLKMRGPGDIMGTQQSGILDLKIADIAKDGQILQQAKDAAAQLLKQDPNLSHKQNYYTRITLINRMKERPNWSKIS
- a CDS encoding SpoIIE family protein phosphatase, with product MRLIILIVLLVSYKLSLPQLQIIDSIKNVMSHQNGDELLRSYHDLTRSYVNIENYDSAQHYNKEIFDGLKIYPDSTLTVFALNYKGIIHLKTRQLDSAISAFSRIISYIDDNQSLIKHTIGAYGNRSLCYDQKDLSHKALEDLIQALDVAKKYNENQYVGILYGTIAMNFHAQGDYQKAVEYHLQAINIKKELKKKRSLAISYQNIALSYSKLKKYNLTFEYFEKGEVLFNEVNDQLGIALLNHYTGSTYLTLYNENIPIQADGKMSNPKLFLDTAIAMNRRALKQLKALNDQFYTTEVEIKLAEMYISANQPKVAQSLLNQLHQELQNSYSTRESKVASLLYQVNKLNNNYNEALKWHERYTIIEDSLNNKHVLKEIGKKQAELSFIKEQEIMQLKHQHEIQQLNRINEKKEIIVQNNRKRRTYIIVVITLAIFVSLLFLAIVFRRWKVTKLQKETINQQKQLIEKEKLATEDSINYAKNIQDAAFTSPTIFNELLKEHFIYFNPKDIVSGDFYWATKINEKKIIALADCTGHGVPGAFMTLISLNILNQIIADHITSPQKILEELHLRLQKRLNQSQEKTSKHGLDIALCVIDKNEMHFAGTHHSLYLVRNKELIKYKGDHFQLGGKKSPNFSTKSIKLELNDIFYIFTDGFPDQKGGLKNKKYFYPNFRKFLLSISELELEDQHQKIKEEFINWKGDNEQFDDVSVIGFKPL